In Pectobacterium brasiliense, a single genomic region encodes these proteins:
- a CDS encoding glycoside hydrolase family 28 protein — MKHSIQSYSPAADGITPDTAIFQQAIDRIAAQGGGTLTVEPGRYLLGGLLLPSNFCLQLEAGAVLIVSGDYEQFAQATTISMAELSHRAFLYAYQQRNITICGQGKIMGNADAYFSAEPDAQGYRLPAQHRPRIVVFEDCEHVRLCDFTIEHAPMWTVHLVSCRHVIVERLTIDNDLSMANTDALDLDSCQQVQISNCSLSAADDALCIKTTHKPPHLQRKVQQIVISNCLLRSKSCALKIGTETFADIEDISVSNCAIYDTNRAIGLISRDGGAFRRLQFSNITFQCVAAHPCHWGKADPIFISVRYRDPTIEPGRIEAVQFSQIAGVSEGAINLHSTPAGYIRDIHFHAVHLEQRQSDSPEQGMYDVRPPCNPERPTGMGLDNAYRVDPATGRAFGVDYYPGGMPAIFARGVLNLTTSHMTIRRPDPLPSGWHHAAIVQQEE; from the coding sequence ATGAAGCACTCTATTCAGTCATACTCCCCCGCTGCCGACGGTATCACGCCGGATACTGCCATCTTTCAGCAGGCTATCGATCGGATTGCGGCACAGGGTGGCGGCACGCTGACGGTGGAACCGGGGCGCTATCTATTAGGGGGATTACTGCTGCCTTCCAATTTTTGTCTGCAATTGGAGGCGGGGGCTGTGCTCATCGTCAGCGGTGACTATGAACAGTTTGCGCAGGCTACCACGATCAGCATGGCCGAGCTGTCGCACCGCGCGTTTCTTTATGCCTACCAACAGCGCAATATCACGATCTGCGGTCAGGGTAAGATCATGGGAAATGCCGACGCCTATTTCTCTGCAGAGCCCGACGCTCAAGGCTATCGCCTGCCTGCACAGCATCGCCCGCGCATTGTGGTCTTTGAGGATTGCGAACACGTCCGCCTGTGTGATTTTACGATTGAACACGCCCCGATGTGGACCGTCCATCTGGTCAGCTGTCGCCACGTCATCGTCGAACGGTTGACGATTGATAACGATCTGAGCATGGCAAATACCGATGCGCTGGATCTCGACAGCTGTCAGCAGGTGCAAATCAGCAACTGCTCGCTGAGCGCCGCCGACGATGCGCTGTGCATCAAAACCACCCATAAGCCGCCACATCTACAACGTAAGGTGCAGCAGATCGTCATCAGCAATTGTCTGTTACGATCCAAGAGCTGCGCCCTGAAGATCGGCACCGAAACCTTTGCCGATATCGAAGACATTTCCGTCAGCAACTGCGCCATTTACGATACCAACCGTGCGATTGGCCTGATCTCACGCGATGGCGGCGCGTTCCGACGCCTACAGTTCAGCAACATCACGTTCCAGTGTGTCGCCGCGCATCCGTGCCACTGGGGAAAAGCCGATCCGATCTTTATCTCCGTGCGCTATCGCGATCCCACCATTGAGCCGGGCAGGATCGAAGCGGTACAGTTTTCCCAGATCGCCGGAGTCAGTGAGGGAGCGATTAACCTGCATAGCACGCCCGCAGGCTACATTCGGGATATCCATTTTCATGCCGTGCATCTCGAACAGCGGCAGAGCGACTCGCCGGAACAGGGCATGTACGATGTGCGTCCGCCCTGCAATCCAGAACGCCCGACGGGTATGGGGCTGGACAATGCGTATCGGGTCGATCCGGCGACAGGTCGCGCCTTCGGTGTCGACTATTACCCAGGCGGTATGCCCGCGATCTTTGCCCGTGGCGTGCTGAACCTGACCACCAGCCACATGACGATCCGCCGTCCCGATCCGCTGCCCTCCGGCTGGCATCACGCCGCGATCGTGCAGCAGGAAGAATAA
- the queD gene encoding 6-carboxytetrahydropterin synthase QueD translates to MVTTLFKDFQFEAAHHLPHVPDGHKCGRLHGHSFMVRLEITGEVDPYTGWVMDFSELKAAFKPTWERLDHHYLNEIPGLENPTSEVLAHWIWHQLKPTLPLLSAVMVKETCTAGCVYRGE, encoded by the coding sequence ATGGTCACTACGCTATTTAAAGATTTTCAGTTTGAAGCCGCACATCATCTTCCTCACGTACCAGACGGCCACAAATGCGGACGGCTGCATGGGCACTCTTTCATGGTGAGACTGGAAATTACCGGTGAAGTGGATCCGTATACCGGCTGGGTGATGGATTTCTCCGAGCTGAAAGCCGCGTTCAAACCTACATGGGAACGATTGGATCATCACTATCTGAATGAGATCCCCGGTCTGGAAAACCCGACCAGCGAAGTGCTGGCGCACTGGATCTGGCACCAGTTGAAACCGACATTACCGCTGCTCAGCGCCGTGATGGTGAAAGAAACCTGCACCGCTGGCTGCGTCTATAGAGGTGAGTAA
- the queE gene encoding 7-carboxy-7-deazaguanine synthase QueE has product MQYPINEMFQTLQGEGYFTGVPAVFVRLQGCPVGCSWCDTKHTWDKLAERETSLDQVLVKTEESDAWGAASADDILALMVQQGYTARHIVITGGEPCIHDLAPLTLQLEKQGFSCQIETSGTHDVRCSPKTWVTVSPKVNMRGGMKVLDQALQRADEIKHPVARERDIEALDALLARLDDDKPRIVALQPISQKDDATKLCIATCIARNWRLSMQTHKYLNIA; this is encoded by the coding sequence ATGCAGTACCCGATTAATGAAATGTTCCAGACGTTACAGGGCGAAGGCTATTTTACCGGTGTGCCGGCGGTGTTTGTGCGCCTGCAAGGCTGCCCGGTCGGCTGTAGCTGGTGCGATACCAAACACACCTGGGACAAACTGGCAGAGCGGGAAACCTCATTGGATCAGGTGCTGGTAAAAACGGAAGAAAGTGATGCCTGGGGGGCGGCGAGCGCGGACGATATTCTGGCGCTGATGGTGCAGCAAGGCTACACGGCGCGCCACATTGTGATCACCGGCGGTGAACCCTGCATCCACGATTTGGCACCGCTGACGCTACAGCTGGAAAAGCAGGGCTTTAGTTGCCAGATCGAAACCAGCGGCACCCATGACGTGCGCTGTTCGCCAAAAACCTGGGTGACGGTATCGCCGAAAGTGAATATGCGCGGCGGTATGAAAGTGCTCGATCAGGCGCTGCAACGGGCGGATGAAATAAAACATCCGGTGGCGCGTGAGCGTGACATTGAGGCGTTGGATGCATTACTGGCGCGGCTTGATGATGATAAGCCGCGGATTGTGGCGCTACAGCCGATCAGCCAGAAAGACGATGCGACCAAACTGTGTATCGCGACCTGCATCGCCCGCAACTGGCGGCTGTCTATGCAGACACATAAGTACCTGAATATCGCCTGA
- a CDS encoding MBL fold metallo-hydrolase, with protein MKLLKPLALLLVSCAFVPAFTQAQDIAQIKTQPGYYRMMLGQFEITALSDGTNTMPMDKLLQRTPPEKITELLAEKALTPQVETSINAYLVNTGKHLILIDTGNGKQSNPTVGKVLPNLIAAGYKPEQVDTVLMTHLHGDHFGGLVQDNKLSYPNATVYVSQPETDFWLSPDNLKNAPENRKSAFQRVQSTFDVIRKENKLKTFPAQQTTLLPGVTAIPSPGHTPGHTSFLIESEGKKLLAWGDIIHAEAVQMSLPATTISFDSNMDQATESRNKALADAASQGYWVAGAHLPFPGIGHVGTRLERNGTTNGYRWLPANYSVAGLKN; from the coding sequence ATGAAGTTATTGAAACCTCTAGCCCTATTACTCGTCTCGTGTGCCTTTGTGCCTGCATTTACTCAGGCACAGGATATCGCGCAGATTAAAACGCAGCCGGGTTATTACCGCATGATGCTGGGCCAGTTCGAAATTACCGCGCTGTCTGACGGCACCAATACCATGCCGATGGATAAGCTGTTACAGCGCACGCCACCGGAAAAAATCACCGAACTGCTGGCAGAAAAAGCGCTGACGCCGCAGGTGGAAACCTCTATCAACGCCTATTTGGTCAATACCGGCAAACACCTGATTCTAATCGACACCGGTAACGGCAAGCAGAGCAATCCTACGGTCGGAAAAGTGCTGCCGAACCTGATTGCGGCGGGCTACAAACCTGAACAGGTCGATACCGTATTGATGACCCACCTGCACGGCGACCATTTTGGCGGTCTGGTGCAGGACAATAAACTCAGCTACCCGAATGCCACCGTGTATGTCAGCCAGCCAGAAACCGACTTCTGGCTCAGCCCGGATAATCTGAAGAACGCGCCAGAGAACAGAAAATCCGCGTTCCAACGCGTGCAAAGTACCTTTGATGTCATTCGCAAAGAGAACAAGCTGAAAACGTTCCCGGCTCAACAGACAACACTGCTGCCCGGTGTCACCGCGATCCCAAGCCCAGGACATACGCCGGGGCACACGTCTTTTCTGATCGAGAGCGAAGGCAAAAAGCTGCTGGCATGGGGAGACATCATTCATGCGGAAGCGGTGCAAATGAGCTTACCGGCCACCACCATCAGCTTTGACTCAAATATGGATCAGGCAACGGAATCTCGTAATAAAGCGCTGGCCGACGCCGCCAGTCAGGGTTACTGGGTTGCTGGCGCTCACCTGCCCTTCCCCGGCATCGGCCACGTGGGTACGCGTCTGGAACGCAACGGCACCACCAACGGCTACCGCTGGCTTCCGGCGAATTACAGCGTGGCGGGGTTAAAGAACTAG
- a CDS encoding SDR family oxidoreductase — MAFITLITGGSRGIGRATACYLAGKGHKICIGYRTRQDSANSILDEIRASGGTAIAVQVDIADEEQVIELFKRTDKELGCLTGLVNNAAMLKPQATIEQLDAVRLNDIFATNTVGSFLCAREAVKRMAFRHGGKGGAIVNVSSAAARLGSPHEYIDYAASKGALDTLTIGLSLEVADQGIRVNAVRPGFIYTDMHADGGEPARVDRIKHSLPMKRGGHPMEVAQAIGWLLSDEASYVTGNFIDLAGGK, encoded by the coding sequence ATGGCGTTCATTACGTTAATTACTGGCGGTTCGCGCGGCATTGGCCGCGCAACCGCGTGCTATCTGGCAGGAAAAGGCCACAAGATTTGTATCGGGTATCGCACCCGGCAGGACAGTGCGAATAGCATTCTCGACGAGATTCGCGCAAGTGGCGGGACGGCCATCGCTGTTCAGGTCGATATCGCCGATGAAGAGCAGGTTATCGAGCTTTTTAAGCGGACGGATAAAGAACTTGGCTGCCTCACCGGTCTGGTGAATAACGCCGCGATGCTGAAACCTCAAGCCACTATTGAACAGCTTGATGCTGTGCGGCTTAACGATATTTTTGCCACCAACACGGTGGGCAGCTTTCTCTGTGCCCGGGAAGCGGTCAAGCGTATGGCGTTCCGTCATGGCGGAAAAGGCGGGGCTATCGTCAACGTGTCATCCGCCGCTGCACGGCTGGGTTCACCGCATGAATATATTGATTATGCGGCGTCAAAAGGCGCGCTTGATACGCTGACGATTGGCTTATCGTTGGAAGTCGCCGATCAGGGCATTCGAGTGAACGCCGTGCGTCCCGGTTTTATCTATACCGATATGCACGCTGACGGCGGCGAACCGGCAAGAGTGGATCGCATCAAGCACTCGCTCCCCATGAAACGGGGCGGTCACCCGATGGAAGTCGCACAGGCAATAGGCTGGCTGTTATCGGACGAGGCGTCCTATGTCACAGGGAATTTTATCGATTTAGCTGGCGGGAAATAG
- a CDS encoding glycoside hydrolase family 88/105 protein — protein sequence MTVFSVKHSPLLRQPERFISREDLKALICRITDNLVNIEDKTGEFLLRLDDGRVIDTKGWAGWEWTHGIGLYGIYQYYQQTGDEQMRAIIDDWFTERLAEGTPTKNVNTVCPFLTLAYRYEETGDARWLPYLERWAEWVMYEMPRTDKQGLQHIVYNNENHQQLWDDTLMMSVLPLAKIGKLLNRPEFVEEATYQFLLHVQYLMDRESGLWFHGWTFEGQHNYAKARWARGNSWLTIVIPEFIELLDLPEHNATRRFLLQVLESQIEALAKYQDDSGLWHTLIDDPNSYLESSATAGFAYGILKAVRKRYVDPSYAEVAEKAIRGVINHVNKDGELTQVSFGTAMGNDLDFYRNIALTSMPYGQAMAILCLAEYLRVYL from the coding sequence ATGACCGTATTCAGTGTAAAACATAGCCCGCTTTTACGTCAGCCAGAACGCTTCATCTCCCGCGAGGATCTGAAGGCGCTGATTTGCCGTATCACCGACAATCTGGTGAATATTGAGGATAAAACCGGTGAGTTTTTGTTACGGCTGGACGATGGTCGGGTAATTGATACCAAAGGCTGGGCGGGTTGGGAATGGACGCACGGCATCGGGCTGTACGGGATTTACCAGTATTACCAGCAGACGGGCGACGAGCAGATGCGCGCAATCATCGACGACTGGTTTACCGAGCGTCTGGCGGAAGGTACGCCGACGAAGAACGTGAACACCGTGTGCCCGTTCCTGACGCTGGCTTATCGCTATGAAGAAACGGGCGATGCGCGTTGGTTGCCGTATCTGGAACGCTGGGCCGAGTGGGTGATGTACGAAATGCCGCGCACGGATAAGCAGGGCTTGCAGCACATTGTTTATAACAACGAAAACCATCAGCAGCTGTGGGACGACACGCTGATGATGAGCGTGCTGCCGCTGGCGAAAATCGGCAAGCTGTTAAACCGGCCGGAGTTTGTAGAAGAAGCCACGTATCAGTTCCTGTTGCACGTGCAATATCTGATGGATCGCGAAAGCGGCCTGTGGTTCCACGGCTGGACGTTCGAGGGGCAGCACAATTACGCGAAAGCGCGCTGGGCGCGTGGTAACAGCTGGCTGACGATCGTTATTCCTGAATTTATCGAACTGCTGGATCTGCCGGAGCATAACGCGACACGCCGCTTCCTGTTGCAGGTTCTGGAAAGCCAGATTGAAGCCTTGGCGAAATATCAGGATGACAGCGGCCTGTGGCACACGCTGATCGACGATCCGAATTCGTACCTTGAAAGCTCTGCAACCGCCGGTTTTGCCTACGGTATTTTGAAAGCGGTGCGCAAGCGCTACGTCGACCCGAGCTACGCTGAGGTGGCGGAGAAAGCGATTCGCGGCGTGATTAATCACGTCAATAAGGACGGTGAACTGACGCAGGTATCATTCGGCACGGCGATGGGCAACGATCTGGATTTCTACCGCAACATCGCCCTGACCTCTATGCCGTACGGTCAGGCGATGGCGATCCTATGTCTGGCGGAATATCTGCGGGTGTATCTGTAA
- a CDS encoding MFS transporter: MKTRKIGLANYLAYGSGDFLGAGTTALTAAWLLYFYTTFCGLTPIEATFIFAMARVLDAVVSPLMGFLTDNFGSTWLGKRFGRRKFFILLGIPFVFSYSFMWVGDMSYWYYLLTYLLFDIVYTMVLVPYETLVPEMTDDFKQKTKFSGARIALAQLSAILAAFLPGILLGYFGKDNAISFFYSSLVFSVICALVLTLVYFFTWERPRDQMSEASLRAEKERQSLTLGQSLKRLNVELVSTLRIRIFRQHLGMYLGGYIAQDVFNAVFTYYVVFVLMQSPTMASSLMGTMAILQFIAVIGMIPLCIRFGPAPSYRLVVCLFGVSALSYAVLWYSGLHDTFSLLLLISALAGIGRGGINYVPWNTYTYIADVDEVITAQRREGIFAGIMTLTRKASQAGAVMLVGVVLQLSGFVSGQSVQAPGVSHTILMILSFGTVGVLALGFLVSLRFKLNLQTHSVLREETLKMREAGRPVPENITPQARATVEMLAGMPYESLWGNNNIGYLNRHKGDKPVTHATQS, encoded by the coding sequence ATGAAAACGCGTAAGATCGGTTTGGCTAACTATTTAGCCTACGGTTCAGGGGACTTTCTTGGCGCTGGTACAACGGCGCTGACGGCCGCTTGGTTACTCTATTTTTACACCACGTTCTGTGGCTTAACGCCGATTGAGGCAACGTTTATTTTTGCGATGGCGCGAGTGCTTGATGCCGTCGTCAGCCCGCTAATGGGCTTCCTGACCGATAACTTCGGTTCAACCTGGCTGGGCAAACGCTTTGGCCGCCGCAAGTTCTTTATTCTGCTCGGTATTCCCTTTGTGTTCAGCTACAGCTTCATGTGGGTCGGGGATATGAGCTATTGGTACTATCTACTGACGTACCTGCTGTTCGATATCGTCTATACGATGGTGCTGGTGCCGTATGAAACTCTGGTGCCGGAAATGACCGACGATTTCAAACAGAAGACCAAGTTCTCCGGCGCACGCATCGCGCTGGCGCAGCTGTCCGCGATTTTGGCCGCGTTCCTGCCCGGCATCCTGCTGGGCTACTTTGGTAAAGACAACGCCATTTCCTTCTTCTATTCGAGTCTGGTGTTCTCCGTTATCTGTGCGCTGGTGCTGACGCTGGTCTATTTCTTTACCTGGGAACGGCCGCGCGATCAGATGTCGGAAGCGTCGCTGCGGGCGGAGAAAGAGCGCCAGTCTCTGACGTTAGGCCAAAGCCTGAAACGGCTGAACGTCGAACTGGTTTCCACGCTGCGTATTCGTATTTTCCGTCAGCATCTTGGGATGTATCTGGGTGGGTATATCGCGCAGGACGTGTTTAACGCCGTGTTCACTTACTACGTGGTCTTTGTACTGATGCAAAGCCCGACCATGGCGTCAAGCCTGATGGGAACGATGGCGATTCTGCAATTCATTGCGGTGATTGGCATGATTCCGCTGTGTATCCGCTTTGGGCCAGCCCCGTCTTACCGCTTGGTCGTGTGCCTGTTTGGCGTGAGTGCGCTTTCCTACGCCGTCCTGTGGTACAGCGGCCTGCATGACACCTTCTCTCTGCTGCTGTTGATTTCTGCGCTGGCGGGTATCGGGCGTGGCGGAATCAACTACGTGCCGTGGAATACCTACACTTACATCGCCGACGTGGATGAAGTGATTACCGCACAGCGTCGCGAGGGGATCTTCGCCGGGATTATGACGCTGACTCGCAAAGCCTCTCAGGCCGGTGCGGTGATGCTGGTAGGCGTGGTGTTACAGCTCTCCGGCTTTGTGTCCGGCCAGAGCGTACAGGCGCCTGGCGTTAGCCACACGATTCTGATGATTTTGAGCTTCGGCACCGTCGGCGTGCTGGCGCTGGGCTTCCTGGTTTCTCTGCGCTTTAAACTCAACCTGCAAACGCACAGCGTGCTGCGGGAAGAGACGCTGAAAATGCGTGAAGCCGGGCGTCCGGTGCCGGAGAACATTACGCCGCAGGCGCGGGCAACGGTCGAAATGCTGGCTGGTATGCCGTATGAATCGCTGTGGGGCAATAACAACATCGGCTATCTGAATCGCCATAAAGGTGACAAGCCGGTCACGCATGCCACGCAGTCGTAA
- a CDS encoding LysR family transcriptional regulator, producing MSLIRLRTFVEVYRQRSISGASRALNLTQPAVSQHIAGLEVAVGRRLFERQANGVTPTSAADDLAADLGDKLDEAEAALASARARSMDVAGTLHIIGHADFMAEVVSEQLLPLLEAGVRVHMHTGDGDLIKQMLLEGHCDLGITAHPVTDKRLKSDLLKSATLQAVAAPAIVERLLQTGDLPQALAQEPMLAYDLEFPLIDHWLKKNRMEDKGLVPAVVSQDLRALRRVLTSGFGWTVMPVYLCQDLLDTGELAIIPPPVGTTQLDYYLAWVPGALRQPRLAHARQTFLWRLQHAQ from the coding sequence ATGTCACTTATTCGTCTACGCACGTTTGTGGAAGTCTATCGGCAGCGCTCGATTAGCGGAGCGTCACGCGCGCTTAATCTGACCCAGCCAGCGGTATCGCAGCACATTGCCGGGCTGGAGGTGGCGGTGGGGCGGCGGCTTTTTGAGCGTCAGGCAAATGGCGTAACGCCAACGTCGGCGGCAGACGACTTAGCGGCGGATCTGGGGGATAAGCTTGATGAGGCCGAGGCGGCGCTGGCTTCCGCCCGTGCGAGGTCAATGGACGTCGCGGGGACGCTGCATATCATTGGTCATGCAGATTTCATGGCCGAAGTGGTGTCGGAACAGCTATTGCCGCTGCTTGAGGCGGGTGTGCGGGTGCATATGCATACCGGCGACGGCGATTTGATTAAACAGATGCTGCTGGAAGGGCACTGTGATTTGGGCATAACGGCGCATCCGGTGACGGATAAGCGGCTGAAAAGCGATCTGTTAAAGAGTGCGACACTACAGGCGGTGGCGGCTCCCGCGATTGTCGAACGGTTATTGCAGACGGGCGATCTGCCGCAGGCGCTGGCGCAGGAACCGATGCTGGCGTATGACCTTGAGTTTCCTCTGATCGATCACTGGTTGAAGAAGAACCGCATGGAAGACAAGGGACTGGTGCCCGCCGTGGTGAGTCAGGATCTGCGTGCGCTGCGTCGCGTGCTGACCAGTGGATTTGGCTGGACGGTGATGCCGGTGTATTTATGTCAGGATCTGCTGGATACGGGGGAGCTTGCCATTATTCCTCCTCCTGTCGGTACAACGCAACTGGATTACTATCTGGCCTGGGTGCCGGGGGCACTGCGCCAGCCGCGTTTAGCCCACGCGCGGCAAACCTTCCTATGGCGATTACAGCACGCGCAATAG
- a CDS encoding coniferyl aldehyde dehydrogenase: protein MSTQQSKKDLQAILNTMKRAHIASGPADAALRQDRLQRSINLLRENHATIAQAMSDDFGHRSLYHSFAADIGITLKILQNAIDNVERWMQPEPVDEPAPGMQAWIQHQPLGVIGVISPWNFPVNLSFGPLADIFAAGNTAILKPSELTPRTSELLAELIAHYFDPLELAVVLGDAEIGQAFSELPFDHLVFTGSTAVGKHVMRAAAENLVPVTLELGGKSPVVIDRSADITEAVERTLTVKTFNAGQICLSPDYVLLPEGQEQAFRDAAKAFMQKSFPTLQANPDYTSIIADRHYDRLIRILKEAEQQGATVVSLAPEGEAPYDAKSRKIAPHLVFGVHDDMTIMQEEIFGPLLPIKTYQAAEEPINYINAHPRPLAAYLFSNDDAMQQRFAARTTSGALVINDVMTHVSIDTLPFGGVGASGIGAYHGVHGFRRFSHAKPIVIQSEDGASNLTLRAPYHEKQDAIVAVLKG from the coding sequence ATGTCGACACAACAATCCAAAAAGGATTTACAAGCCATCCTGAATACGATGAAGCGTGCCCACATTGCATCTGGTCCAGCCGATGCCGCGCTGCGTCAAGATCGCCTACAGCGCAGCATCAATCTGCTCCGTGAAAACCATGCCACGATCGCGCAGGCCATGAGTGATGATTTCGGCCATCGCAGCCTGTATCACTCCTTTGCCGCCGACATCGGCATCACGTTGAAAATACTTCAGAACGCCATCGACAACGTTGAACGCTGGATGCAGCCAGAACCTGTTGATGAACCCGCTCCCGGCATGCAGGCGTGGATCCAGCATCAGCCTCTGGGCGTGATCGGGGTGATCAGCCCGTGGAATTTCCCGGTAAATCTGTCATTCGGCCCGCTGGCTGATATTTTTGCCGCCGGTAATACCGCGATTCTGAAACCGTCAGAACTCACGCCACGCACATCTGAACTGCTGGCGGAATTGATTGCCCACTATTTTGATCCGCTGGAATTGGCCGTGGTGCTGGGTGATGCGGAAATCGGTCAGGCATTCAGCGAACTGCCGTTCGATCATCTGGTCTTCACCGGCAGCACCGCGGTGGGTAAGCATGTGATGCGCGCAGCAGCAGAGAATCTGGTGCCGGTTACGCTGGAGCTGGGTGGCAAATCACCAGTTGTCATCGATCGTAGCGCAGATATTACCGAAGCCGTTGAACGCACGCTGACGGTGAAAACCTTCAACGCTGGGCAAATCTGCCTGTCACCGGACTACGTTCTGCTGCCCGAAGGTCAGGAGCAGGCTTTCCGCGATGCCGCGAAAGCCTTTATGCAGAAAAGTTTCCCGACGTTACAGGCGAACCCGGATTACACGTCTATCATTGCTGACAGGCATTACGATCGCCTGATTCGTATTCTGAAAGAAGCTGAACAGCAGGGCGCGACCGTCGTCAGCCTGGCACCAGAAGGTGAAGCGCCCTACGATGCGAAAAGCCGCAAGATTGCACCGCATCTGGTGTTCGGCGTACATGACGATATGACGATCATGCAGGAAGAAATTTTCGGCCCGCTGCTGCCGATTAAAACCTATCAGGCCGCAGAGGAACCGATTAACTACATCAATGCGCACCCACGCCCGCTGGCGGCGTATCTGTTCAGCAACGATGACGCTATGCAACAGCGTTTCGCAGCCAGAACGACATCAGGCGCGCTGGTTATCAACGATGTGATGACGCACGTGTCTATCGACACACTTCCGTTCGGCGGCGTTGGCGCATCCGGCATCGGCGCATATCACGGCGTTCACGGATTCCGCCGTTTCAGCCATGCCAAACCGATTGTCATACAGAGTGAAGATGGCGCGTCTAACCTGACACTGCGTGCGCCTTACCATGAGAAACAAGACGCGATTGTCGCCGTACTCAAAGGGTAA
- a CDS encoding type 1 glutamine amidotransferase domain-containing protein, with translation MKILMVLTSHDKLGNTGNKTGFWLEEFAAPYYTFKDAGAELVLASPTGGQPPLDPKSDLADFQTELTHRFKADPAAQQELANTVKLDTVNEQDFDAVFYPGGHGPLWDLAESPVSIALIEAFVRANKPTGFVCHAPGVLIHVKAENGDALVKGRKVTGFTNGEEEAVQLTDVVPFLIEDEFKKLGGLYEKGPDWAPYLVEDGKLITGQNPASSEVVAKAILKQLA, from the coding sequence ATGAAAATTTTAATGGTCCTGACTTCTCACGACAAACTGGGCAACACGGGTAATAAAACCGGCTTCTGGCTGGAAGAGTTTGCCGCCCCTTATTACACCTTTAAAGACGCCGGTGCCGAGTTGGTGCTCGCCTCCCCTACTGGCGGCCAGCCGCCTCTCGACCCGAAAAGCGATCTGGCCGATTTTCAAACCGAGCTGACGCATCGCTTTAAAGCAGATCCTGCCGCACAGCAGGAACTGGCCAATACGGTAAAACTCGATACCGTCAACGAGCAGGATTTCGATGCGGTCTTCTATCCCGGCGGTCACGGCCCGCTGTGGGATTTGGCGGAATCGCCGGTCTCTATCGCGCTCATCGAAGCCTTTGTCCGCGCCAACAAGCCGACCGGGTTTGTTTGCCACGCGCCGGGCGTGCTGATTCATGTGAAAGCAGAAAATGGCGATGCGCTGGTTAAAGGCCGCAAAGTAACGGGCTTCACCAACGGTGAAGAAGAAGCGGTTCAGTTGACGGACGTGGTGCCTTTCCTGATTGAGGATGAGTTCAAGAAACTCGGCGGACTATACGAAAAAGGCCCAGACTGGGCACCGTACCTCGTTGAAGACGGCAAGCTGATCACCGGCCAGAACCCGGCAAGCTCGGAAGTGGTTGCTAAAGCGATTCTTAAGCAGCTGGCTTAA